In Penaeus chinensis breed Huanghai No. 1 chromosome 2, ASM1920278v2, whole genome shotgun sequence, the following proteins share a genomic window:
- the LOC125034190 gene encoding extensin-like: MLMAEFSSVQHYTLLSLILFNVLTEQRFYANVKSNNKDRNLLPVSAGQTHHSQYKVKTMLLHDRYPPPLTQVTHIPPFLPHHTEVHHKPTLAQPHSFNKQLNTAHRYSTLPHTHKPTHALHHPTTTHHSPKNPTTDPSPETQSTTHTPHLRSRPQLQPAPLISPPKPPSHTLPHFILHTQLTLTHTPHNNPRSLTSPPPKPTHYIPLDTPTLPIIAHSRNPRASLNTPNNSRTQLSHSHAQTPPTLHFQTHLTHHTTHSSSHKAPVPTPQFGTSGTITHLLPLYISQSPPTNFRFRLHYCIHYRPPHCSPTTIPPPNKPPHPEPMTLHLHHILPQFPHPPLPNHCLSPTSPTFVSLPTILPTHSGHSYSPTPLRLGSATPPTPYLPPPHANRHIHFPTLH, translated from the exons ATGTTGATGGCCGAGTTTTCTTCAGTACAGCATTACACTTTGCTAAGTCTAATACTCTTTAACGTCCTGACTGAGCAGAGGTTTTATGCAAATGTGAAGAGCAACAATAAGG ACAGGAATTTACTGCCTGTGAGCGCGGGGCAGACGCACCACAGCCAGTACAAAGTAAAAACGATGCTATTACATGACAGGT ACCCACCCCCACTAACTCAAGTCACAcatattcctcctttccttccccaccacACCGAGGTGCATCACAAGCCCACTCTCGCCCAGCCACACTCATTCAACAAGCAACTCAACACCGCCCACCGCTACTCAActctcccacacacccacaagccCACTCACGCACTTCACCACCCAACAACAACTCACCACAGCCCCAAAAACCCCACCACCGACCCTTCCCCCGAAACCCAAAgcaccacccacaccccacacctacGCTCACGTCCACAACTGCAGCCAGCTCCACTCATCTCACCCCCAAAGCCCCCTTCTCACACACTGCCCCACTTCATCCTTCACACccaactcacactcactcacaccccacacaacaaccCCAGAAGTCTCACATCACCACCCCCCAAGCCCACTCACTACATCCCACTCGACACCCCCACACTTCCCATCATTGCCCACTCACGAAACCCCAGAGCCTCACTCAACACCCCCAACAACTCCCGCACTCAGCTCTCACACTCCCACGCTCAAACTCCACCTACACTCCACTTCCAAACACatctcacacaccacaccacacactcgTCTTCTCACAAA GCCCCTGTC CCGACTCCACAATTTGGTACTTCCGGTACTATTACTCACCTCCTCCCACTCTACATCTCTCAATCCCCACCCACTAACTTCCGCTTCCGTCTGCACTACTGTATCCACTACCGCCCACCCCACTGCTCACCCACCACCATACCCCCACCCAACAAACCCCCACACCCCGAGCCCATGACACTCCACTTACACCACATTCTCCCACAGTTCCCCCACCCACCACTCCCGAACCACTGTCTGAGCCCCACATCACCAACATTTGTGTCTCTCCCAACGATTTTACCCACTCACTCCGGCCACTCCTATTCCCCCACCCCACTCCGTTTGGGTTCTGCCACTCCGCCCACGCCCTACTTGCCCCCTCCACATGCCAACCGCCACATACATTTTCCAACACTCCACTAA